Genomic DNA from Niabella ginsenosidivorans:
ATAAATTTGTGCGGTTTATTAGTGAAATGGACCGGGTGGAAGAAGCATTGCAGCAGGCTGCAGGGGCGCATCGCGATGCCATGAATCATTTAAAAGACGGGACCCGGAAAGGCAACACGATCATCGGCCGTTTTGAACGGATCAGGAGCCTGGAAGCCAAAGTGAATAAAAGCATCCCGGAAAAATACCTAGCCGAACTGGAACTGCTGCCTGATGACAATGAAAAAGAGCGGGAAGCTGATACTTCCGGAATGTACAACCTGCAGGACAATGAATGAATTGTTTGAGTTTAGGGCAAAGATCTGTAAACCGGGCATTAACGGGCGTATTGATGTGCCGGACCGGGTTGTAAAAAAATAAAAAAAGAAAAAGGATATATCCGTATAAAAGGAACCAGTAATGGCTTTGCATTCTTTAAAAGCCTGATACCTGTAAAAGGTGGCGCCTGCAGGTTGTTTGTAAACGGAATAATGATGAAAGGAGCCCATACAACTGCTGGTAAGGGGCTGTTTTCCATATCCGGCCTGATGAAACAAAAGTAGAAAAGCAGTTCCCGCTCCCTTCAAAGCTGAAAAGCATTTTGACGGAAACGGAGCTGATGTTCGCATTTAAAATGCTCAGCGTGTCAAAGGCAAAAGGACATTTTAAAGTACCTGAGCTATATAAAGACGGAAGAAACATTTATAAAGAATATGCAAAAGCTGGCCGCACAGCTCCGGTCTGACAAAAAGATGTACGGATCCCCTGATTTTACAGGGTATTTTGTTTGCCCGGATTCTTATAGTTTTCTTATTTTTGTAAGAAGCCAGTGAGCGTTGAAGAACTGGATGACAGAGCCCTTTAAATTTTTATCAGTATGGCTATCAGCTTATGACTGTCCGGGACAGGTTGCCGGTATTGCCTTATGTTGGTTGATGGTAAGAGGCCGTCAGCCTTTATTTTTACAATGGATTGGCAGGGCGCACAGAAAAGCAATGGCTCCTGATGATGTAAGTATTTATCAAAAAAAATAATATGAAATGACTGTAGCAACGACCGCTTAAAAAAAACAGGTGATTTGTTCTGCCCGTTGCCCGGAACCGGCGGAATTTTTATTTTGAAATGGCTAATATTGCAGCCGCAACTAAAATCTTTAGATCAGAAAAATTGGGCCGGCAGTTTTATTGCCTGCCGGATAAAACAAGGGGTGTTCATTTGGAAACTGCAAACATATATAAGGCAATATTTGAAAATGACAGGGACGGTTTTGCAGTGGTAGATAATATTACCGGCTTTTTTGTAGACGTTAATAAAACATTTTGCAGCATTACAGGTAAGGAAAAGGCATTTCTTTTGTCGCAGAAAGGCATGGCAGAAGTGGTGCCCTCCCGTATTCTTAAATCGGATAACAATAAATACCAGCAGGTGCTTAAAGGAGCAAGCAATGGCTTTGAGAAGATTTACTGGTACCGGAAAAAAGAGGGAGAGCCGGGCTGTATTAAGGTGCGTGTTGCCCCGCTTAAACCCGAATGGGGAAGCTATTCGCTCATTGTGATCGAAGACATCACCGAAATTCAGTTTTCAAAGAGAAAATGGAAAGAGTCAGAAATGCATTTCCGGCATTTGTTTGATTCTTCTCCCGTGGGCTTGTGGGAAGAAGACTTTTCTGATGTGGTTGACTTCCTGGAAAGCCGGCACCTGATCGGGCAGCAGCGCAGCCAGGTAAAGCAGTACCTGGACGCGCATCCGGATGTTGTTCATAAATGCCTTTCACTTGTAAAAATCATTGATGTGAACCAGGCGGTACTGGACCAGTATAAGATCGCTGATAAAGTTTATTTTCTCAAAAACATCAATACCATCCTGGCATCACAAAAGGGATTTGCAGCCGCCCAGAGCTTTTTAACCGCCATCTGTGTCAACGCAGATTCTGATATGCACGAGTCTGAAGGGGTTACAGCTACAGGTGAAAAGATTGATTTTCAGCTTAAATGGCATGTAACTCCCGGCATAGGCCGGCGTAGGTACCAGCGTGTAATTTTAGCCAGCATTGACATAACCGGGATGAAAAAAGTGAACAGGGCGCTGGAAGACGCTTCATCACGTATTGCTACAATTATTAACACTATCGACGGGATCGTCTGGACCGCAGATCCGCTAACCTGCCGGGTGAATTTCATGAGCGAAAAGATCCAGGAAATAACCGGCTATCCCAAAGAAGCTTTTGTTGGCCGGGAACTGTTTACCACCACCCCGGGGTTTTATGTGAACCCGGAATTAATGAGCGTTTTCCGGCAGAAGGTATCCATGGGCATGCCCGACATACTGGAATACCAGATCATTAATAAGAACGGGCAGGTCTGCTGGCTGCGCAACAGCATCAGCTTTATAAAGGAAGGAGAAAAGGTTCAGCTTATACTGGGAATTGCTATAGATATTACCGCAATTAAAAAATCAAGAATGGAGCTGAGCCGGTCTATGGAAGTGCTCCGTAAGCAGAATAAACGGCTGATGAATTTTTCTTACATTGTTTCCCATAACCTGCGGGCGCATTCCAGTAATATCCTTTCCCTTTGCGAGCTGATCCTGCATACCAAAGATGAAACAGAACGGCAAGAGCTGATCAGTCTTCTGGAAGAAGTGGCCCAGCAACTGCACAATACCATGCAGGGCCTGAACGAGGTAACCAATATTCATACTGCTGAACGTATTCCACTGGAAAAGCTGAATCTGTACGACTATATTAATAACTGTTTTGATGTACTGGAAGATCGTGCGGCGGAAAAAGAGATCATTTTTTTAAATAAGGTTGATCCGTCTGTAACCGTAGAATATAATAAAGCATATCTGGAGAGTGTATTGCTGAACATCCTCTCTAATGCAATCAAATACAGCCATACAGACCGTGTGCTGCAAATAAATATTGAATTTTCCTGTGCCCCGGATGAACGGGTGCTGACAATAGCTGATAACGGGGTGGGAATGGACCTGGAACGGGAAGGAAGCAGGCTGTTTGGTTTATTTAAAACGTTTTCAGCGAACCGGAAATCAAGAGGCATCGGCCTGTATATTACCAGGAACCAGGTAGAGGCCATGGGGGGGCGTATTGAAGTGGAGAGTGAGCCGGGTAAAGGAAGTATTTTTAAAATTTATTTTAAATAAGTTGACCGATGCGTGTGTTTGTAGTGGATGACGATCCGGTATATAAAATGATTGTACAGCGGATGCTGGCAGAACATGAATCCAATCCCGGGGTCTCCCTTTTTGAAAACGGCCGGGATGCATTCAATAATTTACGCGATGCGCCGGGAACGGCATTGCCGGACATTATCCTGCTGGATATAGAAATGCCGGTGCTGGACGGCTGGGGATTTATGGATGCGTTCCGCAGGCTGTCGGAAGAAAAAAGAAAAGGCATTAAAATTTACATTGTAACATCGTCCGTAGCCAATGAGGATGTATACAAGGCAAGGGCATACCCGGAAATCACCGCTTATATTTCCAAACCCGTTACACGATCAAAAATAAACAGTATTCTTACCGGAACTGTTTAGTAAAGCAGTTTACACAAGGGTAGCTGAAATGTGCGGGTGAGTGAAATTGCATATTCCGCAAACAACTGAGTATCCGGTGCCGTTTTAATTTTCCGTTTCATTCAGCTACAAAACAGTGTGGATTTTTGCACGAGGCTGTATCAAAAGTCATTTCAGAACGTAATGTCGTTCTGGACTGGTTCAGAATCTATTGAGAATCATATTTAGATGCTGAAATAAATTCAGCAAGACAATAGCGGACTTTTGATACAGCCCCACTCCCTACATATGCAAAACTAATAAAGGTACATCGCAGCGCCACGCCAGGCTTTTGGTAACACTTTTGTGAAACAGGCCGGCAATAAAGCCCCGCATTTTGTGTATGGATATAACGAGGGAAGGACTGTTATTGCTGGCGTATTCATTGATGGCAGCGGGCAGGTCCTTTACATCTTTTATAATCTGAAGCGGGCAGTTATAATGCTGTAACTGCAACTGTAATTCATTAGCTATTTTTGATTCCTTTTCATTGAGCGCCCCTTTTATACAACGGTGTATGGCCGTTACTTTGCCATTAAAACGATATAAGAATTTATGAAGTTTTATCTGGATCGCTCTTGTTAACGGTTCCCGGAAGGGCGCAGCCAGGATCACGTTTTGAGGAACGGCAATAGAAGCGCACCGGGGTATTAGCAGAACCGGGTAATGGATGCGGTCTACGGCTTTCCGGATATTACTCCCGAGGATCAGCGTTTCCAGGTCGTCCTGACGTTTGATTCCGATGATCACCAGGTCAATATCTTCCTCTCTGCAAACCTGGTTCACCGCATCGGGCAGGGCATCATTGATGATCAATGGAACGAGCACTGTTGTTGTATGCAACTGATGCGCAAGGTGCTGTTTGAGCAGTTGAAATGATTCGATACGCGATTGCTCCAGCTCATCCGCTTCCTGCATGGACAGGGCCAGGGAACCCGCTTCACCGGAATCATAGATGGGAATATTTTCATAGGTGTTCAATAAGAAAAGATGCTCAATGTTTAATTTATTAGCCAGGTTGCAGGCATAATCCACGGCATGATCCGCTACATCCGAAAAGTCGGTAACAACCAGGATCTTTTTCATGTTCAACCGTTTTTACGGCTCCTAATTTACAAAAAAAACTGGTTTCAAAAAAATAGCCCTGCTGCTGTAAGCCGTGCCGGTATTGGGCTGCCGCTACCGGTGAAGATACCGGCTGCGGCAGCCGGAATGCATCTGCAGGGGCTGCAGCCATCAGCAACTGAACGCCTTTCCGTACATTTGCCAAAACCTTTCGGAGGTATACCGGTTTTAAAGTTGTGAAATTCAGTTATTACCCGTTCAGTTTAAGATTCAGGCATCCTTTTACCATTTCAAAAGGAACAAAGACCCATCAGCCAACATTGATAGTAGAGCTGGAGCACCTGGGCATTAAAGGGTATGGTGAGGCTCCGGCCATTACCTATTATCATATTACTGTTGAAGATATGATCCGTGACCTGGAAGCAAAAAGAGTCCTGCTGGAGCGTTTTGCTTTTACAGAGCCGGAGCGCTACTGGCATTTCCTGCATCATTTATTGCCCGGGAACCCTTTCCTGGTATGTGCGCTGGATATGGCCGCCTGGGATATATGGGGCAGGTTGAACGGGCAACCGCTTTATAAAATATGGAAGGGGGACCCTTCAAAAAATCCCACAGGCGATTTTACCATCGGGATTGACACCGTTGATAAAATGGTGGCAAAATTAAAAGAACAACCCTGGCCCATTTACAAGGTGAAGGTGGGCACTGCTGACGATATAGCTATTGTAAAAGCCCTGAGAGCCGCTACCGACGCCCCTTTAAGGGTAGATGCCAATGCCGGCTGGGATCTGGAAACCGCTTTACAGCTTATTCCGCAATTAAAAGAGCTGGGCGTGGAGTATGTGGAGCAGCCGCTGGCAAAAGATAACTGGGAGGGCATGAAAGTGCTGTTTGAACAATCGGCCCTGCCTTTATACGCAGACGAAGCCTGTGTGTTTGAACAGGACGTGGCCAGATGCGCCGGTCATTTCCATGGCATTAATATAAAGCTTACCAAGTGCAGCGGCATTACACCTGCCCTGCGCATGATCGGTCATGCCCGTGAACTGGGATTAAAGATCATGGTAGGCTGTATGAATGAAAGCACAGTGGGGTCTGCCGCTATTGCGCATCTGGCGCCGTTTATTGACCACCTGGACGTAGATGGCCCGCTGCTGCTGGCAGAAGATGTGGCCACCGGACTGGGCTTTGACTACGGCAAACTAATTTACAGTAATGAACCGGGGCTGGGCATTGAATATAAAGGGTTGTTTGAAAAATAAGGAATAAGAAATAAGAATTGATGGCATATAAGAATCAACAGGAATTTATCGCTGCAATTGAACAGGCAGGCGAACTGGTACGTGTAAAAGCTTATGTGAATCCAAAGCTGGAGATGGCGGAGATCACGGACCGGGTGAGCAAAGAGCCCGGTGGCGGCAGGGCCATCCTGTTTGAGAACACGGGTTATGATTTTCCCGTTTTAATGAATGCCTATGGCAGTGAAAAGCGGATGTGTCTTGCTTTAGGCGTAAACCGGCTGGATGACGTGGCAAAGGATATTGAGCAACTGTTCCGGTTACTTTCAGCGCCTAAAGAAGGAATCATTGATAAACTGAAGCTGCTTCCCCGATTGAGCGAGTTTGCTTCCTGGATGCCAAAGGTCAGGAAGGGGAGAGGCGCCTGCCAGGAAGTGGTAATTACCGGTAATCCGGATATTACAAAACTGCCGGTAATTACCTGCTGGCCGCAGGACGGAGGGCCTTTTATTACACTGCCGGTTATTAATACAAAGGATCCCGTTACCCAGGTGCGCAATGTAGGCATGTACCGGATGCAGGTCTTTGGCCCGCAACTGACCGCCATGCACTGGCATAAGCACAAAGTATCTGCCAAACATTTTAATGAATACAAAAAACTGAATAAACGGATGCCCGTGGCCGTAGCATTAGGAGGCGACCCGGTCTACGCTTATTCGGCAACGGCTCCGCTGCCGGAAAATGTAGATGAGTATATGCTGGCAGGTTTTCTCCGCAAAAAGAAAGTGGAGCTGGTAAAATGCATTACACAGCCGGAAATAGAAGTACCGGCTGATGCCGATTTTGTAATTGAGGGATATGTGGATCCCAATGACGAACTGCTCTGGGAAGGACCGTTTGGCGATCATACAGGATATTATTCATTACCCGACTGGTATCCGAAATTCCACATTACGGCCATTACCCATAAAAGGAACCCGGTATACCCGGCAACCATTGTAGGTATTCCGCCCCAGGAAGATGCCTGGCTGGGCAAGGCAACGGAGCGGATCTTTTTAGCGCCCATAAAAATGACGCTCGTACCGGAGATTGAAGACATGGAAATGCCGGTAGAAGGTGTGTTCCACAACCTGGTCATTACAAAGATTCAAAAAGATTATGCCGGCCAGGGGCAAAAAGTAATGAATGCCATGTGGGGAGCGGGCCAGATGATGTTTAACAAGATACTGGTGCTGGCCTCCCAGTCAAAAGATGGAAAGTCCATTCCGTTGAGCAACTATAAAGCCTGTGCCCGTGAAGTATTTAAGAACCTGAACCCTGCCACAGATATCTGTTTCAGCCAGGGACCTATGGACGTGCTGGATCACAGTTGCAGCAAGATGGGCTTTGGCGGTAAAATGTGCATTGACGGCACGCTGAAGTTTGAGGAAGAGCAACAGGACGGTTATTTATACGGGCTGACCGGGGGAAGTGATACCGGTTGGATCGCTGCCGTTCCAACCCGCTTTGCAGAGGTATGCCAGGTAAATGCGTCTTTATTAAAAGACCAGATCCCGGTTCTGATCCTTTCCGTTAAAAAGAACCGTAAAGGGCATATCCGGGAACTGCATGAGCAGATAGCCGGGCTGCCCGGTATGGAAACTGTAAAAATGATTTTATATGTTGAGCATACCGTTAATGCCAATGATCTGGCCCTGGCCTTATGGCGTTTTTGCAATAACCTGGACCCGGTGCGGGATCATTTCCTTTCAGCTACTTTGAAAGAAGGTGCTTATTGCATGGGGTTGGATGGCACCATTAAAACAAAGGAATTTGATAATTTTCAGCGCGACTGGCCCAATATTATTGTGGCGGATGATGCTACCATAAAAAGCGTGGATGAAAAATGGGCATCCTTGCAGATCGGGCAATTCATTCCTTCCCCATCCCTGAAATATAAGGATCAGCTCTACGGGCAAAAAGCGGTCGCGGCTGTTTAACCGGCTGTGATATGCACAAATCATTTCCTGATGCGGTAATAATTTTCAGCAGTTCCGAGGCTTTGCATAGCCGCCCGTTTAGGGGCGGAAGCACGGTTTTTGAGTATTGCTATCCGAAACACTTCCCGGTGCCAAAGAAATGCATCGTGCCGGTGGCACTCAAAGTTCTATAGGGATTTTTTGGGGCTGACCAAAAGTAAGCCTGAGCCCGCCCGTTTTCTCCGGTCGGACGGGCTTGATGAAGGCTAACCCCCTGATTGCCTGTATTTCAACAGACTGCCCATGACAGATTATATGATATGTTGAAACCAATCCTGTTTTAGTTGGGGCTGACCAAAAAGCCCTTTTTGTCATGCTGAATTTATTTCAGCATCTAAAATGGCGTCTGATTGTAAATAGATTCTGAAACAAGTTCAGAACGACAATCTACTATAAACAGACTTTTTGGTCAGTCTCCTGTGTATGGTACCGCTCAACAGGCCCTGAAACAAAAACCCGGAACAGGTCCGGGATGACATCTTCAGGGTAACCCCTGAGAAGGATCGACATAGCCTTATTGATTTTGTTTTTGCAAATGGAAAACTCAGGGTGACGGTAAAAAAGAGGGCCATTTTAAAGAATTTAATTCTTTTTATCTGAGACTCAATATGACAATCAGGGAGCCTTGGTAGTCATCCCCGTTCCATGAACCAGGCCGATGGCCTTTGGGCCTGGAAAGAGCTGCAGCGCATTGTTTAGGAATTGCTATAATGATGCGTACAGAGGTGCAGCCTCGACCGGATGTGTTAACAAAGAACTTCACTTCAGCTCGTTGTTAAAGTGACGGTAATAAAAACGGAGAGCTGTAGGCTCGGGCCATAAGCTGACAGCAATATGAGGCTTTGAAACGCGGACAATGCTAACAACAGAACCATCAGCGCATTCTGCATATTTTTAGGGAGCCTCCAAACGAAATGTTATACCAGATAAATTTCCCGCAGCTCCGAAGAAGTTTCGGAACGCAGACAACGCTGAAGACAGAACTATCAGCGGATTCCGGGGCCTCGGAACTGTACGTTACTACCCGCTGCTAAAGATCACAAAAGAAGCTGTTTTCCCTGTCCGGGAAACAGAAAATGCATCTTCAGCGGGTTGTTTTTTAAAAGCTGCTCTCTTATAGCAGCCTCGTGGTTGCCTTCCGGCTTTATATGGGTAATGATGACCGGAACCCGGCTGAGCATTCCGGGTTGGCAACGGGCATTCAGCACTGCTAATTCATTGTTCAGCAATCGGGGGGTAAGGTGGCCAAATAGTGCATTATCCGGCTGTTCATCAGGAAAGGATGTCTCAATCAAAATGCCTTTTAACTGCTTTTTATTTACCAGTGGCGCAATATGCTGCCAAAGGTTTTTCAGGCGGTCCGTTTTTTCAACGGCATCGCTTCCTGTATCACCCAGGTATAATACATACCCGTTATTATGCCG
This window encodes:
- a CDS encoding PAS domain-containing sensor histidine kinase yields the protein METANIYKAIFENDRDGFAVVDNITGFFVDVNKTFCSITGKEKAFLLSQKGMAEVVPSRILKSDNNKYQQVLKGASNGFEKIYWYRKKEGEPGCIKVRVAPLKPEWGSYSLIVIEDITEIQFSKRKWKESEMHFRHLFDSSPVGLWEEDFSDVVDFLESRHLIGQQRSQVKQYLDAHPDVVHKCLSLVKIIDVNQAVLDQYKIADKVYFLKNINTILASQKGFAAAQSFLTAICVNADSDMHESEGVTATGEKIDFQLKWHVTPGIGRRRYQRVILASIDITGMKKVNRALEDASSRIATIINTIDGIVWTADPLTCRVNFMSEKIQEITGYPKEAFVGRELFTTTPGFYVNPELMSVFRQKVSMGMPDILEYQIINKNGQVCWLRNSISFIKEGEKVQLILGIAIDITAIKKSRMELSRSMEVLRKQNKRLMNFSYIVSHNLRAHSSNILSLCELILHTKDETERQELISLLEEVAQQLHNTMQGLNEVTNIHTAERIPLEKLNLYDYINNCFDVLEDRAAEKEIIFLNKVDPSVTVEYNKAYLESVLLNILSNAIKYSHTDRVLQINIEFSCAPDERVLTIADNGVGMDLEREGSRLFGLFKTFSANRKSRGIGLYITRNQVEAMGGRIEVESEPGKGSIFKIYFK
- a CDS encoding response regulator; this translates as MRVFVVDDDPVYKMIVQRMLAEHESNPGVSLFENGRDAFNNLRDAPGTALPDIILLDIEMPVLDGWGFMDAFRRLSEEKRKGIKIYIVTSSVANEDVYKARAYPEITAYISKPVTRSKINSILTGTV
- a CDS encoding universal stress protein, with the protein product MKKILVVTDFSDVADHAVDYACNLANKLNIEHLFLLNTYENIPIYDSGEAGSLALSMQEADELEQSRIESFQLLKQHLAHQLHTTTVLVPLIINDALPDAVNQVCREEDIDLVIIGIKRQDDLETLILGSNIRKAVDRIHYPVLLIPRCASIAVPQNVILAAPFREPLTRAIQIKLHKFLYRFNGKVTAIHRCIKGALNEKESKIANELQLQLQHYNCPLQIIKDVKDLPAAINEYASNNSPSLVISIHKMRGFIAGLFHKSVTKSLAWRCDVPLLVLHM
- a CDS encoding dipeptide epimerase, giving the protein MKFSYYPFSLRFRHPFTISKGTKTHQPTLIVELEHLGIKGYGEAPAITYYHITVEDMIRDLEAKRVLLERFAFTEPERYWHFLHHLLPGNPFLVCALDMAAWDIWGRLNGQPLYKIWKGDPSKNPTGDFTIGIDTVDKMVAKLKEQPWPIYKVKVGTADDIAIVKALRAATDAPLRVDANAGWDLETALQLIPQLKELGVEYVEQPLAKDNWEGMKVLFEQSALPLYADEACVFEQDVARCAGHFHGINIKLTKCSGITPALRMIGHARELGLKIMVGCMNESTVGSAAIAHLAPFIDHLDVDGPLLLAEDVATGLGFDYGKLIYSNEPGLGIEYKGLFEK
- a CDS encoding menaquinone biosynthesis decarboxylase, which codes for MAYKNQQEFIAAIEQAGELVRVKAYVNPKLEMAEITDRVSKEPGGGRAILFENTGYDFPVLMNAYGSEKRMCLALGVNRLDDVAKDIEQLFRLLSAPKEGIIDKLKLLPRLSEFASWMPKVRKGRGACQEVVITGNPDITKLPVITCWPQDGGPFITLPVINTKDPVTQVRNVGMYRMQVFGPQLTAMHWHKHKVSAKHFNEYKKLNKRMPVAVALGGDPVYAYSATAPLPENVDEYMLAGFLRKKKVELVKCITQPEIEVPADADFVIEGYVDPNDELLWEGPFGDHTGYYSLPDWYPKFHITAITHKRNPVYPATIVGIPPQEDAWLGKATERIFLAPIKMTLVPEIEDMEMPVEGVFHNLVITKIQKDYAGQGQKVMNAMWGAGQMMFNKILVLASQSKDGKSIPLSNYKACAREVFKNLNPATDICFSQGPMDVLDHSCSKMGFGGKMCIDGTLKFEEEQQDGYLYGLTGGSDTGWIAAVPTRFAEVCQVNASLLKDQIPVLILSVKKNRKGHIRELHEQIAGLPGMETVKMILYVEHTVNANDLALALWRFCNNLDPVRDHFLSATLKEGAYCMGLDGTIKTKEFDNFQRDWPNIIVADDATIKSVDEKWASLQIGQFIPSPSLKYKDQLYGQKAVAAV